The segment AGCCCGACCACGGCGATGGTCTGGGCGGCGGCCAGCTGGCGGCTCAGCCGCCGGGCCACCCAGCGCAGGGGCTGCTGCACCGGCTCGACGCTGCCCAGGTCGGGGCAGGTGCCGACGACGACCTCGCTGCCCGCCTCGCGCAGGCGGCGTACGGCGTCGGAGAGAAACCGTACGGATTTGGCCAAAGGCATCCTGCGCGTGACGTCATTCGCGCCGATCATGATCACGCAGGCGTCCGGCACGACCCCCTCGCCGTCCAGCAGCTGCGTCACCTGGCGGGCCAGGTCGTCGGACTGCGCCCCCGGATTCGCGACGTTCACCAGCCGCACCGGCCGCTCCGCGACCGCCGCCAGCCCCGAGGCCAGCAGTGCGCCGGGGGTCTCGCGGGCGCGGTGGACGCCCTGGCCTGCGGCGGTGGAGTCGCCGAGGAAGCCGAGGATCAGCGGCGGCTCGGCATGCACGAACAACGAACCGTAGCGGCCGTCGGCGCGCGGCGCGACGGCGTCGGAGCCACCGACGATGCGTCTGGCGAGCGCGACCTCGGTCAGCAGAAGGCCGACCGCGGCGCCGCCCAGCAGGCTGATTCCACCGCCGCCGTACGCGGCGGCCTGCGCGATACGCCGCGCGACCCGTGCCCTCGACATGCTGCCCTGCCACCTCCAGTTGCGGGGGCGCGAGCCGAAGCGGCCCGCACCCTCTCAACACCTAATTGCCCCGCCGTGTGCCCGGAGCAACGTCACGCGAGACGTTGTTGAGCCACGTACCAGGCGAGCTGCGTGCGATTGGCGGTACCAGTGGACTCCATGAGGGACCGGATGCGCCGCTGCAGCGTACGCAGCGAGATGCCGAGCTGTGTGGCCACCGCCTTGTCCGGCAGGCCGGACATCAGCAGTGACAGCAGCTGCGCGTCGAGCGTGGGCGAGTCCGGGACCTCCGGGTCCTCCGGGTTCTGCGTGAAGCGCAGCGGAGTCGCCCGCAGCCAGCGGTCCTCGAACAGCTCCAGCAGCGCGTCGACCAGCAGCGACGGATGCAGCAGCAGCAGTCCGCCGGAGGCGAGGTCGCCGCGCTCGCTCTCGCCGTGCAGCGGCAGCAGCGCGCGCTCGCCGTCGACGATCATCAGCTTCATGGGCACCCGCGGCGTGGCCCGGGCCTGCTCACCCGGTGGGATGAAACCCGGCAGATCGGCCGAGCCGGGGTAGGCCAGCGCGCTCGCCTCGTACAGCGACCGGTACACCACCCCCGCGGCCTGCCGCTCGGCCTGCACCGGGTTCTCCTGGTCCACGTACGGCGGCCGGACGAAGCCCAGCACCTCCTTGCGGGCCTCGCGCTGCAGTAACTGCACCTGGCGCCGCTGCTCGGCCTCGCCGTAGATCACCTCGCCGACACCGCCGGGCAGGGCGGCGGCGGGGCCGTCCGGCGCGGAAGCCCCCTGAACGGACGGCGCCTGCGCGAGGGCCTCCAGCCGGTCGCGTACGGAAGCGAGCTCGGCGGCGAGGCCGGTCAGTGTCGTGGCGAAAGGCTCACCGGGCATGTGCCACCCCCCAGTGACGTAAGTGCGACGTGTCGTGAACGCGCCACTGCGCGACTCTACCGCCGCATGATGCACGCGGTACGTAACAGCAGCGTGAAGCGTTCGCCCGCACACCCTGCCCGACCGCTTACGCTGGCCTGACAATCTCGGAGAACCCGGAGACAATGGTGCAGTTCCACGACTCGATGATCAGCCTCGTCGGCAATACCCCGCTGGTACGGCTCAACAACGTGACCGCAGGGCTACAGGCGACCGTCCTGGCCAAGGTCGAGTACTTCAACCCCGGCGGCTCGGTCAAGGACCGCATCGCGCTGCGCATGATCGAGGCGGCGGAGAAGAGCGGTGAGCTCAAGCCCGGCGGGACGATCGTCGAGCCGACCTCCGGCAACACCGGCGTCGGGCTGGCCATCGTGGCCCAGCAGCGCGGCTACAAGTGCATCTTCGTCTGCCCGGACAAGGTGTCCATGGACAAGATCAACGTGCTGCGCGCATACGGCGCCGAGGTCGTGGTCTGCCCGACCGCCGTGGACCCCTCGCACCCGGACTCGTACTACAACGTCTCCGACCGCCTCGTCCGCGAGACCCCCAACGCCTGGAAGCCGGACCAGTACAGCAACCCCAACAACCCGGCCTCCCACTACGCCTCCACCGGCCCGGAGCTGTGGGACCAGACCGAGGGGAAGATCACCCACTTCGTCGCGGGCGTCGGCACCGGCGGCACCATCTCCGGCACCGGGCGGTACCTGAAGGATGTGTCGGGGGGCCGGGTCAAGGTCGTCGGCGCCGACCCCGAGGGGTCCGTCTACAGCGGCGGCTCCGGACGTCCGTACCTGGTCGAGGGGGTCGGCGAGGACTTCTGGCCGACCGCCTACGACCGCACGGTCGCCGACGACATCATCGAGGTCTCCGACAAGGACTCCTTCCAGATGACCCGCCGCCTGGCGCGGGAGGAAGGCCTGCTGGTCGGCGGCTCCTGCGGCATGGCCGTCGTCGCCGCCCTGCGCATCGCCGAGGGCCTCGGCCCGGACGACGTGGTGGTCGTGCTGCTGCCGGACTCCGGCCGCGGCTACCTCGGCAAGATCTTCAGCGACGAGTGGATGGCCTCCCACGGCTTCCTCGACGAGAGCGACGGCCAGGCCCGCATCGGCGACGTCCTGCGGCGCAAGGACGGCGGCATCCCGCACCTCGTCCACATGCACCCCGAGGAGACCGTCGGCCAGGCCATCGAGGTCCTGCGCGAGTACGGCGTCTCCCAGATGCCGATCGTCAAGCCCGGCGCCGGCCACCCCGACGTCATGGCCGCCGAGGTCGTCGGCTCCGTCGTGGAGCGCGAGCTGCTCGACGCCCTGTTCACCAAGCGCGCGACCCTCGACGACCCCCTTGAGCGGCACATGAGCGCCCCGCTGCCCCAGGTCGGCTCCGGCGAGCCCGTCGCCGACCTGATGACGGTGCTGGGGACGGCGGACGCGGCGATCGTGCTGGTCGAGGGCAAGCCGACGGGTGTGGTGAGCCGTCAGGACCTGCTGGCGTTCCTCGCCGAGGAAGCGAAGTAGTCGTTCCGCGAAGTGGTACAGGGGCGTCACGTCCGCGCAGCACGCGCTTAACACTGGTCCGGCACATTGGTGGATGTCAGCAGGACGCAAGTTCAACTGACACCCACGAATGTGGCGCCAAGGACCTCCGGAGCGGCTCCCGGACCTCCATGGTGACCCTAGGACGTGAAGCCCGGCCCTGACCCGGCTCACGTCCCTCGCGGGGACCGCCGTCGTCCCGCCCCCTCGGGCAACCGAGGGGTGCGGCGGTCCCCGCGCTAATCTTTTTTTGGAGGCGATTTCGCCTCCGCTTCGCTCAGCCGCTGTCGACGGTCGACGTGCTCGGTCGCTCGTACCTCGCTCCCTGCGCGCGTCTCCCTTTCGACAGCGGCCGCTCCGCTTTGGCTCACTCGCCTACGTCGGCCGCAGATGCCGGGTGGGCGTCGGCCGCGTACCCGGGGGGTTTCGGTTTCGGAACGTCTGGTTCCATGGCCCGCATGCACCACATGCACGAAGATGTCGAGGCCCTGATACGTGGCGTGGTCGCCGAAGAGGTGACCTCCCGCTTCGGGAAGCTCTCCGAAGGGGACGTCAGCGAGAAGAAGGGGCCCCTGGACCTGGTCACCGTTGCCGACCGGCGGGTCGAAGCGCGGCTGACGGAGGCGCTGACCGCCCTGCTGCCGGGCTCGGCGGTGATCGGCGAGGAGGCCGTGCACGCCGATCCGACGCTGAAGGACGCGCTGCTCGGCGATGACCCGGTGTGGATCATCGACCCGATAGACGGTACGTCGAATTTCGTACGGGGAGACCCGTCGTTCGTGACCCTCGTCGCCCTCGCGCGCGGCGGCGAGCTGCTCGCATCGTGGATCCACCACCCCGTGTCGGGGCGGATGGCGGTCGCCCGGCGCGGCGAGGGCGCGCTGCTGGACGGCCAGCCGCTGCGGATCGAGGCGGGGGAACAGGAGGGGCCGGTGCTGATGGCCTCGGCCAGGCCCGAGCACCTCACGGGTGAGCAGTACGAGCGCTTCTACGGACTGGGGCCGGCGCACGGAGTCAAGGCGTGCGCCAGCGGCTCGGCCGGGTGTGACTACCTGGACGTCGCCAGGGGGCAGCTGGACGCGGTGACGTACGTGTACGACAACCCGTGGGATCACTCGGCCGGCATCCTGCTGGTGGCCGAGGCTGGCGGCACGGTCCTGGGCCCGGCCGGACGGCCCTGGCGGATGGCCGACGTGGACCGGCCGTTCACGGCGGCGCGGGACGCGGCGACGGCCCGGCGGGTGGCGGGGCTGCTGCGGGCCTAGGGTCTGTCCGACCGGACAGGCCCTAGTCTTCCCAGGCGTCGTCCGGCTTGGCGCGGCGGCGGCGGTCCAGGCTCCGCTCGCCGGCGAACACGCCGATGGACTGCGCGGCGTTGACGCCGACGATGCCGATCCAGGTGACCAGCAGCCCGGGGAGCCCGGAGTTCGAGGCGATCGCGGACAGCGGGATCGCGAGGATCAGGGAGAAGCCGGCCAGTCCGTAGCGGCCGAAGCGGCTGCCGCCCGCGTCGGGCGGGCCGGGGCGGGTGACGGGGCGGCCGGCGCGGGCGAACGAGGTCTGGTGCTCGGCCAGTTCGCGGCGTACGCGGCGCTCGATCTGGGCGTCGAGGCGCTTGTCGATCTTCTCCATGAAGGAGTCGACGAGCGCGGACTCGTATTCCTCACCGAGATCCTTGCGCGCCTGGATGGTGGCGGCGAGTTCCTTCTGCAGCTCTTGGTCGCGGGCGTCCATGTGTCAACCGTAGGGAGCCGGGCGGCGGTTGACACTGGGGTAAACCCCCTAAGCCTGTCGGGGGAGGTCCCCTCCCCGGGGAGGATGCGCAGCGTGTGGCGGGTGGCGGATGCGTACAGTCGGAGGCATGCATCTGCTGCCCGCCCTGACGGCCCCCGCCTCGGCCGATTCCGGCGACGCCGTCACCGTCGCCGGCCGTTCCTGCTCCCGTGAGGAACTGCTCGGGGCGGCCGCCGCAGTGGCCGCCCGGATCGGCGGCGCCCCGGCCGTCGCGGTGAACGCGGCGCCGGCCCTGGAGACGGTGGT is part of the Streptomyces sp. NBC_01262 genome and harbors:
- a CDS encoding SGNH/GDSL hydrolase family protein — its product is MSRARVARRIAQAAAYGGGGISLLGGAAVGLLLTEVALARRIVGGSDAVAPRADGRYGSLFVHAEPPLILGFLGDSTAAGQGVHRARETPGALLASGLAAVAERPVRLVNVANPGAQSDDLARQVTQLLDGEGVVPDACVIMIGANDVTRRMPLAKSVRFLSDAVRRLREAGSEVVVGTCPDLGSVEPVQQPLRWVARRLSRQLAAAQTIAVVGLGGRTVSLGALLGPEFESRPREMFGPDNYHPSAEGYATAAMAMLPSLCAGLGLWPEDRPDARRGEGVLPVAQAAAAAASEGGTEVAAAVGAASGPRGRWALLMRRRRRRLPDAAASGPEPADFSPSGA
- a CDS encoding helix-turn-helix transcriptional regulator, coding for MPGEPFATTLTGLAAELASVRDRLEALAQAPSVQGASAPDGPAAALPGGVGEVIYGEAEQRRQVQLLQREARKEVLGFVRPPYVDQENPVQAERQAAGVVYRSLYEASALAYPGSADLPGFIPPGEQARATPRVPMKLMIVDGERALLPLHGESERGDLASGGLLLLHPSLLVDALLELFEDRWLRATPLRFTQNPEDPEVPDSPTLDAQLLSLLMSGLPDKAVATQLGISLRTLQRRIRSLMESTGTANRTQLAWYVAQQRLA
- a CDS encoding cystathionine beta-synthase, which encodes MQFHDSMISLVGNTPLVRLNNVTAGLQATVLAKVEYFNPGGSVKDRIALRMIEAAEKSGELKPGGTIVEPTSGNTGVGLAIVAQQRGYKCIFVCPDKVSMDKINVLRAYGAEVVVCPTAVDPSHPDSYYNVSDRLVRETPNAWKPDQYSNPNNPASHYASTGPELWDQTEGKITHFVAGVGTGGTISGTGRYLKDVSGGRVKVVGADPEGSVYSGGSGRPYLVEGVGEDFWPTAYDRTVADDIIEVSDKDSFQMTRRLAREEGLLVGGSCGMAVVAALRIAEGLGPDDVVVVLLPDSGRGYLGKIFSDEWMASHGFLDESDGQARIGDVLRRKDGGIPHLVHMHPEETVGQAIEVLREYGVSQMPIVKPGAGHPDVMAAEVVGSVVERELLDALFTKRATLDDPLERHMSAPLPQVGSGEPVADLMTVLGTADAAIVLVEGKPTGVVSRQDLLAFLAEEAK
- a CDS encoding inositol monophosphatase family protein — protein: MHHMHEDVEALIRGVVAEEVTSRFGKLSEGDVSEKKGPLDLVTVADRRVEARLTEALTALLPGSAVIGEEAVHADPTLKDALLGDDPVWIIDPIDGTSNFVRGDPSFVTLVALARGGELLASWIHHPVSGRMAVARRGEGALLDGQPLRIEAGEQEGPVLMASARPEHLTGEQYERFYGLGPAHGVKACASGSAGCDYLDVARGQLDAVTYVYDNPWDHSAGILLVAEAGGTVLGPAGRPWRMADVDRPFTAARDAATARRVAGLLRA